One genomic window of Thioclava sp. GXIMD4216 includes the following:
- a CDS encoding sel1 repeat family protein has protein sequence MMAGLHRGCLALLLGSFLACPALADALAEEPGGDLNPPEMSLDRVLRDTARGEVTMMNCASGYFMTKSGDHAAAREVFGLCAERGWTGAMTWMSALEDNGLGAVEDPAAAAEWDRRAAEAGDPVGQFNRGLDLLRGRGGVRDIAQGQAMIDRAARAGLPQAQELQGAHYDWRAVTPDADEARYLPQG, from the coding sequence ATGATGGCAGGTTTGCACAGGGGCTGTCTGGCCCTGCTTCTTGGGTCGTTTCTGGCCTGTCCCGCGCTGGCGGATGCCTTGGCCGAGGAGCCGGGCGGCGACCTCAATCCGCCCGAGATGAGCCTGGACCGTGTGCTGCGTGATACCGCGCGGGGCGAGGTCACGATGATGAATTGCGCCTCGGGCTATTTCATGACGAAATCCGGCGATCATGCTGCGGCGCGCGAGGTCTTCGGCCTATGTGCCGAGCGTGGTTGGACAGGGGCTATGACGTGGATGAGTGCGCTGGAGGATAATGGTCTGGGCGCCGTGGAAGATCCGGCGGCTGCGGCCGAATGGGACCGGCGCGCGGCTGAAGCGGGCGATCCGGTCGGGCAGTTCAACCGTGGTCTGGATCTGCTGCGCGGTCGGGGAGGTGTGCGCGACATTGCTCAGGGACAGGCGATGATCGACCGTGCGGCGCGGGCGGGCCTGCCACAGGCCCAAGAGCTGCAGGGCGCGCACTATGATTGGCGCGCGGTGACCCCGGATGCCGACGAAGCGCGCTATCTGCCACAGGGATAA
- a CDS encoding transporter substrate-binding domain-containing protein produces MIALALAAWPLASYAACEGVAPEQKLQNTFARDIGRDLDRIREDGWIEVAMYEDFAPWSWEDGGKPQGIDVEIAQLIAQELGVTARIRMVTPGETLDADLLNYVYRGAVVGGHVSDLMLHAPYDVAYACRFDQVVFTGQYAVDRLAIAYKPADYPDKGPTPPVFRYDPVGVENDSISDFFLTSVAHGATADKVHRYPSTQAAMRGLEAGEVMAVMGPRAEIDAALQPDEAVHEPPLLGLARNSWTLGAALSMQHRPLAYAVDDAIAAGLEDGRIATIFKSYGADFRPPER; encoded by the coding sequence ATGATCGCCTTGGCGCTGGCGGCATGGCCGCTGGCGTCATATGCGGCCTGCGAGGGCGTCGCCCCCGAACAGAAGCTGCAAAACACCTTCGCCCGCGATATCGGGCGCGATCTGGACCGGATTCGGGAGGATGGCTGGATCGAGGTCGCGATGTACGAGGATTTCGCGCCGTGGTCTTGGGAAGACGGCGGCAAGCCGCAGGGAATCGATGTGGAGATCGCGCAGCTGATCGCGCAGGAACTGGGCGTGACAGCGCGCATCCGCATGGTGACCCCCGGCGAGACGCTGGATGCAGATCTGCTGAACTATGTCTATCGCGGGGCGGTTGTGGGTGGCCATGTCTCTGACCTGATGCTGCATGCGCCCTATGATGTCGCTTATGCCTGCCGCTTCGATCAGGTGGTCTTCACGGGTCAATATGCCGTGGACCGTCTGGCGATCGCCTATAAGCCCGCCGATTACCCCGACAAAGGCCCGACGCCGCCGGTCTTCCGCTATGATCCGGTGGGGGTGGAAAACGACTCGATCTCCGACTTTTTCCTGACCTCGGTGGCGCATGGGGCCACAGCGGATAAGGTGCACCGCTACCCCTCGACCCAAGCCGCGATGAGGGGGCTCGAGGCGGGCGAGGTGATGGCCGTCATGGGACCGCGCGCCGAGATAGACGCCGCTTTGCAACCCGACGAGGCCGTGCACGAACCGCCGCTTCTGGGCCTTGCGCGCAATAGCTGGACCTTGGGGGCCGCGCTGTCGATGCAGCACCGCCCGCTGGCCTATGCGGTGGATGATGCGATTGCGGCGGGGCTGGAGGATGGGCGGATCGCGACCATCTTCAAATCTTACGGGGCCGATTTCCGTCCGCCAGAACGCTAG
- a CDS encoding YVTN family beta-propeller repeat protein, producing MLRILFLTTALAASPALADEIWVTNEADDTVSVIDVQTLEVVRSYPTGERPRGITFSRDFKRLYICASDSDAVQVMDPETGKILHDLPSGEDPEQFVLAPDDRLLYIANENDAVTTVVDTQTRRVVAQIDVGIEPEGMGISPDGKVQVTTSETTNMAHWIDTATHQIVANSLVDARPRHAEFSPDGSELWVSSEIGGTVSIFDTATKTEKGKIRFAIAGVRSEKLQPVGMLFSPDKTKVFIALGPANHVAVVDAKTFEVEQYLMVGRRVWHLAYSPDETLLFTTNGVSGDVTVIDVATLEPKATIKVGRFPWGAAARPTPPQPIAD from the coding sequence ATGCTGCGCATCCTGTTCCTGACGACCGCCCTTGCGGCCAGCCCCGCCCTTGCCGACGAGATCTGGGTGACCAACGAGGCCGATGACACGGTCAGCGTGATCGATGTCCAGACCCTCGAGGTGGTGCGCAGCTATCCTACGGGCGAACGCCCGCGCGGCATCACCTTCTCGCGCGATTTCAAGCGGCTTTACATCTGCGCCTCCGATAGCGACGCCGTACAGGTGATGGACCCCGAAACGGGCAAGATCCTGCATGACCTGCCCTCGGGGGAAGACCCCGAGCAATTCGTGCTCGCCCCCGATGACCGGCTGCTTTACATCGCCAATGAAAACGACGCCGTGACCACCGTCGTCGATACCCAGACCCGCCGTGTGGTGGCCCAGATCGATGTCGGAATCGAACCCGAGGGCATGGGCATCTCGCCCGATGGCAAGGTGCAGGTGACCACATCGGAAACCACCAATATGGCGCATTGGATCGATACCGCGACCCATCAGATCGTCGCCAACTCGCTAGTGGATGCACGCCCGCGCCATGCCGAATTCTCGCCCGACGGGTCCGAGTTATGGGTCAGCTCGGAAATCGGCGGCACGGTCAGCATCTTCGATACCGCAACCAAGACCGAGAAGGGCAAGATCCGCTTTGCCATTGCGGGTGTGCGCTCGGAAAAACTGCAACCCGTGGGGATGCTGTTCTCGCCCGATAAGACCAAGGTGTTCATCGCCTTGGGCCCCGCCAACCATGTGGCTGTCGTGGATGCAAAAACCTTCGAGGTCGAGCAATATCTGATGGTCGGGCGGCGGGTCTGGCATCTGGCCTATTCCCCCGATGAAACCCTGCTGTTCACCACCAATGGCGTTTCGGGCGATGTGACGGTGATCGATGTCGCCACATTGGAACCGAAAGCCACGATCAAGGTGGGCCGTTTCCCTTGGGGGGCCGCAGCCCGCCCCACCCCTCCCCAGCCGATTGCAGACTGA
- a CDS encoding FAD:protein FMN transferase, whose amino-acid sequence MKRRRFLRIVAGMALCGGAVQAQTWQGRAFGADLQITAAGALPLARIREEIAQIEAVFSLFRPSELQELNQRGRVAGSARLRTVLHAARQVHAQTQGAFDPSIQPLWRALAEGGDPVAARALIGFDRLRMGAHVRLGPAQALTLNGIVQGYAADRVAELCAQAGLGRCLVDMGEFRALGGPFHIGLEDPQAGRLGQRSLSRGAIATSSPAALWLAGGSHILGPAGQKPHWSTVSVEGPSAMICDAASTAFVLMDRHAISRAAKGLGLRAVSLVDMDGNLETFRV is encoded by the coding sequence ATGAAGCGGCGGCGGTTTCTTCGGATTGTGGCGGGAATGGCGCTTTGCGGCGGGGCCGTGCAGGCGCAGACATGGCAGGGGCGGGCCTTCGGGGCGGATCTGCAGATCACGGCGGCAGGCGCTCTGCCTCTGGCCCGCATCCGCGAGGAGATTGCGCAGATCGAGGCGGTGTTTTCGCTTTTTCGCCCGAGCGAGCTGCAAGAGCTGAACCAGCGCGGCAGGGTCGCGGGATCGGCGCGGCTGCGCACCGTCCTTCATGCCGCCCGACAGGTGCATGCACAGACGCAGGGCGCCTTTGACCCCAGTATCCAGCCGCTCTGGCGCGCATTGGCCGAGGGGGGCGACCCTGTGGCGGCCCGCGCGCTGATCGGCTTTGACCGGCTGCGGATGGGCGCGCATGTGCGCCTTGGCCCTGCACAGGCGCTGACATTGAACGGCATCGTGCAGGGCTATGCCGCCGACCGCGTGGCCGAGCTGTGCGCGCAGGCCGGTCTGGGCCGGTGTCTGGTGGATATGGGGGAATTCCGCGCCTTGGGCGGGCCGTTCCATATCGGGCTGGAAGATCCGCAGGCCGGACGTCTCGGACAGCGCAGCCTGAGCCGTGGCGCAATCGCGACCTCGTCGCCTGCGGCGCTCTGGCTGGCGGGGGGCAGTCATATCCTTGGTCCGGCGGGGCAGAAACCACATTGGTCGACGGTCAGTGTGGAAGGCCCGAGCGCGATGATCTGCGATGCGGCCTCGACGGCCTTCGTGCTGATGGACCGTCACGCGATATCGCGCGCGGCCAAGGGGCTTGGCCTGCGCGCGGTCTCTCTGGTGGATATGGACGGGAACCTTGAGACGTTTAGGGTCTAG
- a CDS encoding ABC transporter substrate-binding protein — MKFLTTVAVAWLACASAQAEVLRLDWLERQVTPPPVLSNLAGDPDDLGVAGARLSLEDITKTGKFLGIDWQLHETRVAPDAPFLTAAKKILAEGAQILVTRAPAEDLLALADLPEAKDVLIFNTSAEDMPLRGTQCRANILHSTPSVAMRTDALAQALVVKRWTKLALVTGPHPEDKAFAEALKTSLGKFGLALAGEKDWPLTADMRRSAAAEVPLFMQDLPEHDILLVADERGDFGRYLPYNTWLPRPIAGSEGLQPLGWAGVVEQNGAAQLQDRFRMASGRDMRAADYAAWVAVAAVSDARTRSGAGDPRSLRDYLISDKARIAGFLGQPLSFRPWDGQMRQPLPLVTERAVIATAPFEGFLHHANEMDTLGTDRPETLCKAFGG, encoded by the coding sequence ATGAAATTTTTAACAACCGTGGCGGTTGCATGGTTGGCATGTGCTTCGGCGCAGGCCGAGGTGCTGCGCCTTGACTGGCTTGAACGTCAGGTCACGCCACCCCCCGTTTTATCCAATCTAGCCGGTGACCCCGATGATCTGGGCGTCGCAGGTGCCCGATTGAGCCTTGAAGACATTACAAAGACAGGAAAATTTCTGGGAATCGACTGGCAGCTTCACGAAACCCGTGTGGCGCCGGACGCACCGTTTCTGACCGCCGCGAAAAAGATTCTGGCCGAGGGGGCACAGATATTGGTGACGCGCGCTCCGGCGGAAGACCTCTTGGCGCTGGCGGATCTGCCCGAGGCAAAGGATGTGCTGATCTTCAATACCAGCGCCGAGGACATGCCGCTTCGTGGCACGCAATGCCGCGCCAATATCCTGCACAGCACCCCTTCCGTCGCAATGCGTACCGATGCGCTGGCGCAGGCACTGGTGGTCAAACGCTGGACGAAGCTGGCGCTTGTCACCGGCCCGCATCCCGAAGACAAAGCCTTTGCCGAAGCGCTCAAGACCAGCTTGGGCAAGTTCGGACTGGCCCTGGCTGGCGAGAAGGACTGGCCCCTGACCGCTGATATGCGCCGTTCTGCCGCCGCCGAGGTGCCGCTGTTCATGCAGGATCTGCCCGAGCATGACATCCTGCTGGTGGCCGATGAACGCGGCGATTTCGGGCGCTATCTGCCCTATAACACATGGCTGCCGCGTCCGATTGCGGGCTCCGAGGGGTTGCAGCCGCTTGGCTGGGCCGGTGTGGTCGAGCAAAACGGGGCCGCACAGCTACAGGACCGGTTCCGCATGGCCAGCGGTCGCGACATGCGCGCCGCCGATTACGCGGCATGGGTGGCGGTGGCCGCTGTGTCGGATGCCCGCACCCGCTCCGGTGCCGGTGACCCGCGCAGCCTGCGCGACTATCTGATCTCCGATAAGGCACGGATCGCGGGCTTTCTGGGCCAGCCGCTTTCCTTCCGCCCGTGGGATGGCCAGATGCGCCAGCCCCTGCCACTGGTCACAGAGCGCGCGGTCATCGCGACCGCCCCCTTCGAGGGGTTTCTCCATCACGCCAACGAGATGGACACCCTTGGCACCGACCGTCCCGAAACCCTCTGCAAAGCTTTTGGAGGCTGA
- the pedF gene encoding cytochrome c-550 PedF — MLDSRTRRSLAAIVFAGILTPVQLFAHGDVAPQPINTDALPDVGEEWLTENPYRADAAGEEVWRAAVRIGDSGFNQNCARCHGLGAVSGGLAPDLRFLEAEEYGDEWFVERFQHGYTQDGTTKMPAFGEVLGQKAGWAIRTYIETRPEDDALEPYSDRLHKIRDDLMAGKADAGPVHEELVEIASKVQTFSGAPVADSAVSRAAEALTDDPASQKHAAELLTIGLSAAQ; from the coding sequence ATGCTTGATAGCCGGACCCGCCGCAGCCTTGCGGCAATCGTCTTTGCCGGAATTCTGACGCCTGTGCAGCTGTTTGCGCATGGCGATGTGGCACCGCAACCGATCAATACCGACGCCCTGCCCGATGTGGGAGAAGAATGGCTGACCGAGAACCCCTATCGCGCCGACGCCGCGGGCGAAGAGGTCTGGCGCGCCGCTGTGCGGATCGGGGATTCCGGTTTCAATCAGAACTGCGCACGTTGCCACGGGCTTGGGGCGGTGTCGGGAGGTCTTGCCCCCGATCTGCGCTTCCTTGAGGCCGAGGAATATGGCGATGAATGGTTCGTCGAGCGGTTCCAGCACGGCTATACGCAAGACGGCACCACCAAGATGCCCGCGTTCGGCGAAGTGCTGGGCCAGAAAGCCGGATGGGCGATCCGCACCTATATCGAGACCCGCCCCGAGGATGACGCGCTGGAACCCTATTCCGACCGGCTGCACAAGATCCGCGATGACCTGATGGCCGGCAAGGCCGATGCAGGCCCCGTGCACGAGGAACTGGTCGAGATCGCCAGCAAGGTGCAGACCTTCTCGGGCGCACCGGTGGCCGATAGTGCTGTCAGCCGTGCGGCAGAGGCCCTGACCGACGATCCGGCCAGCCAGAAACACGCGGCCGAACTGCTGACCATCGGCCTTTCGGCGGCGCAATGA
- a CDS encoding ABC transporter permease — protein MSALRAAAAIMTRELARFLTQRERFFAALVRPLVWLVVFAAGFRAALGMSIIPPYRTYITYETYIAPGLCGMILLFSAMQSSLSLVNDRESGTMRLMLTAPWPRWFLLGAKLVAGALVGLVQVAAFLAIAYLYGIHLPPLGYLAALPALVLAGLMLGALGLFLSARIRQLENFAGVMNFVIFPMFFLSSALYPVWKMQEASPVLATICRLNPFTHAVELIRFALYGQFAAMSFGVVAGAAAVFFALALWGFEPARTRPPKAR, from the coding sequence ATGAGCGCGCTGCGCGCCGCGGCGGCGATCATGACGCGCGAGCTTGCCCGCTTTCTGACCCAGCGCGAGAGGTTCTTTGCCGCTCTGGTCCGGCCTCTGGTCTGGCTGGTCGTCTTCGCGGCAGGCTTTCGCGCGGCTCTGGGCATGTCGATCATTCCGCCCTACCGCACCTATATCACCTACGAGACCTATATCGCGCCGGGCCTCTGCGGGATGATCTTGCTGTTTTCGGCCATGCAAAGCTCGCTCAGCCTTGTCAATGACCGCGAGAGCGGCACCATGCGGCTGATGCTGACCGCCCCTTGGCCGCGCTGGTTCCTGCTGGGCGCGAAGCTGGTAGCGGGGGCCCTGGTGGGTCTGGTCCAGGTTGCGGCCTTTCTGGCCATTGCCTATCTCTATGGTATCCACCTGCCACCGCTCGGATATCTGGCCGCGCTGCCTGCGCTGGTGCTTGCAGGATTGATGCTGGGGGCGCTCGGGCTGTTTCTGTCCGCCCGCATCCGCCAGCTGGAAAATTTCGCAGGGGTGATGAATTTCGTGATCTTCCCGATGTTCTTCCTGTCCTCCGCCCTCTATCCGGTGTGGAAGATGCAGGAGGCCTCGCCGGTTCTGGCTACCATCTGCCGGCTGAACCCGTTCACCCATGCCGTCGAGCTGATCCGCTTCGCGCTTTACGGCCAGTTCGCGGCCATGTCCTTCGGGGTCGTAGCAGGGGCCGCCGCCGTGTTTTTCGCATTAGCGCTCTGGGGATTCGAACCGGCCAGAACCCGCCCGCCCAAAGCGCGCTAG
- a CDS encoding c-type cytochrome: MKTSLVLSAILAAACVQVAQADTTERIKIDAGHQFFEANCQRCHSVDADRASYGPLLEKVVGRKAGSYGDYPYSDALKQANFVWTPGALRAWMEDNDAFIPGTKMRHVGIVDPTVQDFIVTYLNSQ; encoded by the coding sequence ATGAAAACAAGCCTTGTTCTGAGTGCAATACTGGCAGCCGCTTGCGTGCAGGTCGCGCAGGCCGACACTACGGAGCGGATCAAGATCGACGCGGGGCATCAGTTCTTCGAGGCGAATTGCCAGCGGTGCCATTCGGTCGATGCGGATCGGGCAAGCTATGGACCGCTGCTGGAGAAGGTCGTGGGGCGCAAGGCGGGAAGCTATGGCGATTACCCCTATTCCGACGCTTTGAAACAGGCGAATTTCGTCTGGACGCCAGGGGCGCTGCGGGCTTGGATGGAAGATAATGACGCCTTCATTCCAGGCACGAAAATGCGTCATGTCGGCATTGTCGATCCGACGGTTCAGGACTTTATCGTAACCTATCTGAACAGTCAGTAA
- a CDS encoding ABC transporter ATP-binding protein: protein MTSPSTNPALKVSGLSHRWGTKLALDGVGFTLPAGCFCALLGPNGAGKSTLMSVLTGLIRPRPGVVEVAGTDMGRAPRRALAGIGVVFQQPTHDLDRSVAANLRYFAALQGLSRSESETRIEEALTRLGMAERAGEKVGKLNGGHRRRMEIARALIHRPGLLLLDEPTVGLDAPARAAITAYVHDLTSSGITVLWATHLVDELRDTDTMVLLHRGQVAAEGQVGRLRGGVPLADWFLSRTGALQ, encoded by the coding sequence TTGACATCACCATCGACTAACCCCGCGCTGAAGGTCAGCGGACTCAGCCACCGCTGGGGAACGAAGCTGGCCCTTGACGGGGTCGGCTTTACCCTGCCCGCAGGATGTTTCTGCGCCCTTCTGGGGCCGAACGGGGCGGGGAAATCCACCCTGATGTCGGTGCTGACAGGGCTGATCCGGCCCCGTCCGGGCGTGGTCGAGGTGGCGGGCACGGATATGGGGCGCGCGCCGCGCAGGGCCTTGGCGGGGATCGGCGTCGTTTTCCAGCAACCCACCCATGATCTGGACCGGAGCGTGGCGGCAAATCTGCGCTATTTCGCGGCGCTTCAGGGCCTCAGCCGTAGCGAAAGCGAGACCCGTATCGAAGAGGCGCTCACCCGCCTTGGCATGGCGGAGCGGGCAGGCGAGAAAGTCGGCAAGCTGAACGGGGGCCATAGGCGGCGCATGGAAATTGCCCGCGCGCTGATCCACCGTCCGGGACTGCTGCTGCTGGATGAGCCGACCGTCGGGCTTGACGCCCCCGCCCGCGCCGCAATCACCGCCTATGTGCATGACCTGACCTCCAGCGGCATTACGGTGCTCTGGGCCACCCATCTGGTGGACGAATTGCGCGATACGGATACGATGGTGCTCCTGCATCGCGGGCAGGTTGCGGCAGAGGGGCAGGTGGGCCGCCTCAGGGGTGGGGTGCCGCTGGCCGACTGGTTCCTGAGCCGCACCGGAGCCCTCCAATGA
- a CDS encoding 4Fe-4S binding protein, whose amino-acid sequence MWRALILLFFLAGPLYAAPLTRADLAPMVLAPYELGEAVNDRGVWSLRNSGGGEAGYVFETAPLAPLPGFSGAPINMLVMLDLEGRFLNVRLIAQNEPIFVSGLGEAPFRAFLEQYRGHSINEPLVVGTPYGAGGAASDNVYLDGVTKATASVRIAHESILAATLAVAREKMQGVGAGPAPEPDLAHDEPLAWRSLMEQGLVGRLRVAEPALDAAFKGTKWADDGGDLDPARPYIDLYVIDLGPPALARAVLAQDSLDEIADVRARAPDDELYLLIEAGQHGLVSPDFVRNTAPDRMTATQDGLPLALRDADILPELAEDLPASLQDATKMVLRLDRRLGFDPTRPWELSLQAIRLHGMLMPEAGSVHFPLGLQTPERFFLRPSPPERLSPFAEALRNRAPDLWLLAGFLALLMAALLAQSRLAGLRAYTPVRLAILAFVVGFVGFWGQGQLSIVTVMAVARGLVAGGLEVLLYDPFGLLVWAAAGAGFVLWGRGFFCGWLCPFGALQEFAHHLGRLLHLPRIEPPPSLARALLWSGPVALAGLLATAFVAPQHAETIAEIEPFKTAITMHFARPWPYALWAAGWLLVSMVWFKGFCRSLCPLGAMMRIGGFLRLRQWIPRRPECGSPCQLCRVRCAYGAISPQGKIRYSECFQCLDCVKIHDDPTLCVPLVLEAKRARRPS is encoded by the coding sequence ATGTGGCGTGCTCTGATCCTTCTCTTTTTTCTGGCGGGGCCGCTTTATGCGGCACCGTTGACCCGTGCGGATCTGGCCCCGATGGTCCTTGCGCCCTACGAACTGGGCGAGGCGGTCAATGATCGCGGCGTCTGGTCCTTGCGGAATTCCGGCGGCGGCGAGGCCGGATATGTTTTCGAGACCGCACCGCTTGCGCCTTTGCCGGGATTCTCCGGCGCACCGATCAATATGCTGGTGATGCTCGACCTTGAAGGGCGGTTTCTGAATGTCCGGCTGATCGCGCAGAACGAGCCGATCTTTGTCTCGGGCCTTGGCGAGGCCCCGTTTCGTGCCTTTCTGGAACAGTATCGCGGTCACTCGATCAACGAGCCGCTGGTTGTCGGCACGCCCTATGGCGCGGGGGGCGCGGCCTCCGATAATGTCTATCTGGACGGGGTGACCAAAGCCACGGCCTCGGTCCGGATCGCGCATGAATCCATCCTTGCCGCCACGCTGGCGGTGGCACGTGAAAAGATGCAAGGCGTGGGGGCAGGGCCTGCGCCCGAACCCGATCTGGCGCATGACGAGCCGCTGGCGTGGCGCAGCCTGATGGAGCAGGGGCTCGTCGGGCGGCTGCGCGTGGCGGAACCGGCGCTGGATGCAGCCTTCAAGGGGACGAAATGGGCCGATGATGGCGGCGATCTGGACCCAGCGCGCCCCTATATCGACCTCTATGTTATCGACCTTGGTCCGCCCGCGCTGGCGCGTGCGGTGCTGGCACAGGACAGTCTGGACGAGATCGCCGATGTGCGCGCCCGCGCCCCCGACGACGAGTTGTATCTGCTGATCGAGGCCGGACAGCACGGGCTGGTCTCGCCCGATTTCGTGCGCAATACCGCGCCCGACCGGATGACGGCCACGCAGGACGGGCTGCCCTTGGCGTTACGTGATGCCGATATTCTGCCCGAACTGGCCGAGGATCTGCCTGCCTCTTTGCAGGACGCGACAAAAATGGTGCTGCGTCTGGACCGCCGTCTGGGCTTTGACCCGACCCGCCCGTGGGAGCTGAGCCTGCAGGCCATCCGTCTGCACGGGATGCTGATGCCCGAGGCGGGGTCGGTGCATTTTCCGCTGGGCCTGCAGACGCCCGAGCGGTTCTTCCTGCGTCCCTCTCCGCCCGAACGGCTGAGCCCCTTTGCCGAGGCCCTGCGCAACCGCGCCCCCGATCTGTGGCTGCTGGCCGGATTTCTGGCGCTGCTGATGGCGGCGCTTCTGGCACAGTCGCGCCTTGCGGGGCTGCGGGCCTATACGCCCGTGCGTCTGGCGATACTGGCATTTGTGGTCGGGTTCGTGGGGTTCTGGGGGCAGGGGCAGCTCTCGATCGTGACGGTCATGGCGGTGGCGCGCGGGCTGGTGGCGGGCGGGCTTGAGGTGCTGCTCTATGATCCGTTCGGGCTGCTGGTCTGGGCGGCAGCAGGGGCGGGCTTCGTGCTCTGGGGGCGGGGGTTTTTCTGTGGCTGGCTTTGCCCCTTTGGTGCCTTGCAGGAATTTGCGCACCATCTGGGCCGCCTGTTGCATCTGCCCCGCATAGAGCCGCCCCCCAGCCTTGCCCGCGCCCTTCTCTGGAGCGGTCCTGTCGCCCTTGCGGGGCTGCTTGCCACGGCTTTCGTGGCCCCCCAGCATGCCGAGACCATAGCCGAGATCGAACCGTTCAAGACGGCGATCACCATGCATTTCGCGCGTCCTTGGCCCTATGCGCTTTGGGCTGCGGGGTGGCTTCTGGTGTCGATGGTCTGGTTCAAAGGCTTCTGCCGTTCGCTCTGCCCTCTGGGGGCCATGATGCGGATCGGCGGGTTTTTGCGCCTGCGGCAATGGATCCCGCGCAGGCCCGAATGCGGCAGCCCCTGTCAGCTTTGCCGGGTGCGCTGTGCCTATGGTGCGATCAGCCCGCAAGGCAAGATCCGTTATTCGGAATGTTTCCAATGTCTTGACTGCGTCAAAATCCATGACGACCCGACGCTCTGTGTGCCACTGGTGCTAGAGGCGAAACGCGCAAGGAGGCCTTCATGA
- the attM gene encoding N-acyl homoserine lactonase AttM, with the protein MTDDIRLYMFQSGSLKCKVHNIKMNEGAGADYAIPVPFFLITHPKGHTIIDGGNAVECATDPRGHWGGICDVYWPEMTAQEGCVAQLEKIGVKPEDVKYVLQSHLHLDHTGAIGRFPNATHIVQRSEYEYAYTPDWFAAGGYIRKDFDKPGLDWQFLEGTADDHYDIYGDGVLKTVFTPGHAPGHMSFLVTLPHSGPMLLTVDAAYTTDHWEERSLPGFLASTVDAVRSVKKLRVLAEKTGATVVTGHDPDAWANFKQAPEFYG; encoded by the coding sequence ATGACCGATGATATTCGTCTTTACATGTTCCAGAGCGGGTCTCTGAAATGCAAGGTCCATAACATCAAGATGAACGAGGGCGCGGGGGCGGATTATGCCATTCCGGTGCCGTTCTTCCTGATCACCCATCCCAAGGGGCATACGATCATTGATGGCGGGAATGCGGTGGAATGTGCCACCGATCCGCGCGGTCACTGGGGCGGGATCTGTGATGTCTACTGGCCCGAGATGACAGCGCAAGAGGGCTGCGTTGCCCAGCTGGAAAAGATCGGTGTGAAGCCCGAGGATGTGAAATACGTCCTGCAGTCGCATCTGCATCTCGACCATACCGGTGCCATTGGTCGCTTCCCCAATGCCACCCATATCGTGCAGCGGTCCGAGTATGAATATGCCTATACGCCGGACTGGTTCGCGGCGGGCGGCTATATCCGCAAGGACTTCGACAAGCCGGGGCTTGATTGGCAGTTCCTCGAAGGCACGGCGGATGACCATTACGACATCTATGGCGATGGCGTTCTGAAGACCGTCTTCACGCCGGGCCATGCACCGGGGCACATGTCCTTCCTTGTGACCCTGCCGCATTCGGGGCCGATGCTGCTGACCGTCGATGCCGCCTATACGACCGACCACTGGGAAGAGCGCTCGTTGCCGGGTTTCCTTGCCTCGACGGTGGATGCCGTGCGTTCGGTCAAGAAGCTGCGGGTGCTGGCCGAGAAGACCGGCGCGACCGTGGTTACGGGGCATGACCCCGATGCATGGGCCAACTTCAAACAGGCCCCCGAGTTCTACGGCTGA